One genomic region from Spirosoma sp. KCTC 42546 encodes:
- a CDS encoding family 20 glycosylhydrolase yields MTRLFLLLTAFVLSLSCTSAIAQTKLDSLLPIRGFCIAAPQPKQLDTFIKFINEELAPRQVNTLILRVDFNYEFDSHPELRDSVALSKREVKKLVKACQRNNIRLIPQINLLGHQSWASKTTNLLRVYPEFDETPHVKMPEKYVWPNADGLYCKSYCPLHPGVHAVVFALVDEICDAFETDAFHAGMDEVFYIGDEQCPRCSGRDKAELFAGEVNEIRNHLSQKNRKLWIWGDRLIDGKTTGIGMWEGSFNNTYRAIDLIAKDVTICDWHYERPDQTAVYFATKGLNVITCPWRKPSFAMTQTQDMVRFRKSVTPVMKERFQGMMQTVWSGAGPFLDEFYGVNVNPASGEDTASNCFKALFGEIKRLSEAN; encoded by the coding sequence ATGACCCGGCTATTTCTTTTACTTACTGCGTTCGTACTTTCTCTTTCCTGTACATCGGCAATAGCTCAAACCAAACTAGATAGCCTGTTACCAATCCGCGGGTTTTGCATTGCGGCTCCCCAGCCCAAACAACTCGATACATTTATCAAGTTTATCAACGAAGAACTCGCTCCCCGCCAGGTAAATACGTTAATTCTTCGGGTTGATTTCAACTACGAATTTGATAGCCATCCTGAACTGCGCGATAGTGTCGCCCTATCGAAACGGGAGGTTAAAAAGCTGGTTAAAGCATGCCAGCGAAATAACATTCGCTTAATTCCCCAAATCAACCTTCTCGGCCACCAATCCTGGGCTAGTAAGACAACGAATCTACTACGCGTTTATCCCGAATTCGATGAAACTCCACACGTAAAAATGCCCGAAAAATACGTTTGGCCTAATGCAGACGGTTTGTACTGCAAAAGTTATTGTCCCTTACACCCCGGCGTTCATGCGGTCGTATTTGCGCTGGTCGATGAAATTTGTGATGCCTTTGAAACGGATGCATTTCATGCAGGCATGGACGAAGTTTTTTACATCGGTGATGAGCAATGTCCGCGTTGCTCAGGTCGTGACAAAGCCGAGTTATTTGCCGGAGAGGTCAATGAAATCCGAAACCATCTGTCCCAGAAAAACCGAAAACTCTGGATTTGGGGCGATCGACTCATTGACGGAAAAACCACCGGTATTGGTATGTGGGAAGGCAGTTTTAACAATACGTACCGCGCTATCGACCTGATCGCTAAAGATGTTACAATTTGCGACTGGCACTACGAACGACCGGACCAAACCGCCGTATATTTTGCCACAAAGGGTCTTAACGTGATTACCTGTCCCTGGCGAAAGCCGAGTTTCGCGATGACACAAACGCAGGACATGGTCAGGTTCCGGAAGTCGGTTACGCCAGTTATGAAAGAGCGATTTCAGGGCATGATGCAAACCGTCTGGTCGGGTGCGGGACCATTTCTGGACGAATTTTATGGCGTAAACGTAAATCCCGCATCGGGCGAAGACACGGCCAGTAACTGCTTTAAAGCCCTATTTGGTGAAATCAAACGGCTTAGTGAGGCCAATTAA